A region of Thermodesulfobacteriota bacterium DNA encodes the following proteins:
- a CDS encoding radical SAM protein gives MSNLGFQTLYRLFNDLEVCACERAFLPDKDELREFEKSGEKLFSLESQTPLERFDIIAFSVSFEEDFINIPRILALAGVPLFSIERGRAHPLVMAGGCAVSLNPEPVAEFMDLCFIGEAEGMVGPFIEAVGEGGQGGEEGGLESLAGIEGVYVPALYEFTYDGPRVASIKAAPGAPERVTRARADTDLSPVPESVVLTPATEFGSATLLEVERGCGRGCRFCAAGFIYLPPRMRELGPVKEIVERGFRESGKVGLVGAAVSEYPHLKELLRLGIEGGREMTLSSLRLDMLDAELLDLLKKAGYRTVTLAPEAGTERLRRVVNKDISDSEIDEAIRLVKEAGFRKLKLYFMVGLPTETDADARAIGELSLRLKKLMGKGKLTLSINPFMPKPFTPFQWHPFERVETIEKRYSIIKEMLKREGGIDVKTLSVRKAFAQAYLSRADRRAGRVIAEASKVGLRRALRSADHPAPLAEECVHRERGVDEPFPWEVVDHGLERGYLWDEYQRGLEGKTTPPCEVGSCFRCGVC, from the coding sequence ATGAGCAACCTCGGCTTCCAGACGCTCTACCGGCTCTTTAACGACCTTGAGGTCTGCGCGTGCGAGAGGGCGTTCCTGCCGGATAAGGACGAGCTCCGGGAGTTCGAAAAGAGCGGGGAAAAACTTTTCTCCCTCGAGTCGCAGACCCCGCTCGAACGCTTCGACATAATCGCCTTCTCGGTCTCTTTCGAGGAGGACTTTATAAACATCCCCCGCATACTCGCGCTTGCCGGGGTGCCGCTCTTCTCGATTGAGAGGGGCCGGGCCCACCCGCTCGTTATGGCAGGGGGCTGCGCCGTATCCCTTAACCCCGAGCCCGTGGCCGAGTTCATGGACCTCTGCTTCATAGGAGAGGCCGAGGGGATGGTCGGGCCGTTTATCGAAGCCGTCGGGGAAGGGGGGCAGGGGGGGGAAGAAGGGGGTCTTGAATCGCTCGCAGGGATAGAGGGAGTCTACGTGCCGGCCCTCTATGAGTTCACCTACGACGGCCCACGGGTGGCCTCGATAAAGGCCGCCCCCGGCGCGCCGGAGAGGGTAACGAGGGCCAGGGCAGATACCGACCTCTCGCCCGTGCCCGAAAGCGTCGTGTTGACCCCGGCAACCGAGTTCGGCAGCGCGACGCTCCTGGAGGTCGAGAGGGGCTGCGGCCGGGGATGCAGGTTTTGCGCGGCGGGCTTTATCTATCTGCCGCCGCGTATGAGGGAGCTCGGCCCGGTTAAGGAGATCGTGGAGAGGGGCTTTCGGGAAAGCGGCAAGGTGGGGCTCGTGGGGGCGGCGGTCTCCGAGTACCCGCACCTGAAAGAACTCCTGAGGCTCGGGATAGAGGGGGGTAGAGAGATGACGCTCTCCTCACTCCGGCTCGATATGCTCGATGCCGAGCTTCTCGACCTCCTTAAGAAGGCCGGCTACAGGACCGTTACGCTCGCCCCGGAGGCCGGGACGGAGAGACTCAGGCGAGTCGTAAATAAGGATATAAGCGACAGCGAGATAGACGAAGCAATAAGACTTGTAAAGGAAGCGGGTTTCAGGAAACTGAAGCTCTACTTCATGGTGGGGCTCCCGACCGAGACCGACGCCGACGCCCGTGCCATAGGGGAGCTTTCTCTAAGGCTAAAGAAACTCATGGGCAAGGGTAAGCTGACGCTCAGCATTAACCCCTTTATGCCAAAACCCTTTACCCCGTTCCAGTGGCACCCCTTCGAGAGGGTCGAGACGATAGAGAAGAGGTACTCCATTATAAAGGAGATGCTCAAGAGAGAGGGGGGTATCGACGTTAAAACCCTCTCCGTTCGGAAGGCCTTTGCGCAGGCCTACCTTTCGAGGGCGGACAGGAGGGCGGGGAGGGTGATAGCCGAGGCCTCGAAGGTGGGTCTCAGGCGCGCGCTTAGGTCCGCCGACCATCCTGCCCCCCTGGCCGAAGAGTGCGTCCACAGGGAGAGGGGTGTTGACGAGCCCTTCCCCTGGGAGGTCGTGGACCACGGCCTCGAACGCGGCTACCTCTGGGACGAGTACCAACGAGGGCTCGAAGGTAAGACCACCCCCCCGTGCGAGGTGGGGAGCTGCTTCAGGTGCGGTGTCTGCTAA
- a CDS encoding phage Gp37/Gp68 family protein — MAANSSIEWTESTWNPVTGCTKISPGCKHCYAERMAKRLKAMGQPNYTNGFKTTVHGHALELPLLWKKPQTVFVNSMSDLFHEDVPDEFIFKVFDVMRQANWHRFQVLTKRSDRLLELSPRLPLDTHIWTGVSVENQDYTFRIDHLRKTKGAIKFISIEPLLGPIYRLNLKGIDWVIVGGESGPRARPMDPLWAIDIRNQCMKAGVPFFFKQWGGMNKKKNGRELEGRTWDEMPRAIAV, encoded by the coding sequence ATGGCGGCAAACTCATCTATCGAATGGACTGAATCCACATGGAACCCTGTGACGGGGTGTACAAAGATTAGTCCTGGCTGTAAACACTGTTACGCCGAACGAATGGCGAAACGACTCAAGGCTATGGGACAGCCTAACTACACCAACGGCTTTAAAACAACTGTGCATGGGCATGCATTAGAGTTGCCTCTTTTGTGGAAAAAACCCCAGACCGTTTTTGTAAATTCTATGAGCGATCTCTTCCACGAGGATGTCCCGGACGAATTTATATTTAAGGTATTCGATGTGATGAGGCAGGCAAATTGGCATCGCTTTCAAGTGCTTACCAAGAGGTCTGACCGACTACTTGAACTAAGTCCACGCTTGCCGTTGGACACGCATATCTGGACGGGGGTTAGCGTAGAGAACCAGGACTATACTTTTCGTATAGACCACCTCCGTAAAACAAAGGGGGCGATAAAATTTATTTCCATTGAGCCCCTTTTGGGACCGATATATCGACTAAATTTAAAGGGAATCGATTGGGTGATTGTTGGGGGTGAATCAGGCCCGAGAGCGCGCCCAATGGACCCGTTATGGGCAATCGACATTCGCAATCAATGTATGAAGGCAGGGGTCCCTTTCTTCTTCAAACAGTGGGGCGGCATGAATAAAAAGAAAAACGGGCGGGAGCTTGAAGGTAGAACATGGGACGAAATGCCACGGGCAATTGCTGTTTAA
- a CDS encoding three-Cys-motif partner protein TcmP: MVKKSGLKFDEIGYWSEIKLNIIKEYAAAFSKIMSAQKGFYHIYIDAFAGAGMHVSKTTGKSISGSPIRTLYIDTPFREYHFIDKNKNKVNVLKDLVGDRADVHYYVDDCNLVLLEKVFPKVRYEKFERGLCLLDPYGLHLNWKVVEAAGKCKSMEILLNFPVMDMNMNVLKHKLDTVGPAHIERMNAFWGDESWREIAYTKEMDLFGAEEERKEDIRMLTKAYQERLKKVAGFGYVPEPIAMRNTKGSIVYYLFFATQNPTGGKIVGDIFSKYRRRGMM; encoded by the coding sequence ATGGTTAAGAAGTCGGGGTTGAAGTTTGATGAAATTGGTTACTGGTCCGAGATCAAGCTTAATATTATCAAGGAGTATGCTGCGGCATTCTCAAAGATTATGTCGGCCCAAAAGGGTTTTTATCACATTTACATAGATGCTTTTGCCGGTGCCGGCATGCATGTCTCAAAAACCACGGGAAAGTCGATTTCTGGAAGCCCCATCAGAACTCTTTACATAGATACTCCATTCCGTGAGTATCACTTTATAGACAAGAACAAAAATAAGGTGAACGTCTTAAAAGATCTGGTAGGGGACAGAGCGGATGTTCACTACTATGTGGACGATTGCAATTTGGTTTTGTTAGAGAAAGTCTTTCCGAAGGTGCGCTACGAGAAGTTTGAAAGGGGTCTTTGCTTGCTCGACCCATATGGATTACATCTGAACTGGAAAGTTGTTGAGGCCGCAGGGAAATGTAAAAGCATGGAAATATTGTTGAACTTTCCAGTTATGGATATGAATATGAATGTGCTCAAGCATAAGCTGGATACCGTAGGCCCGGCTCACATAGAGAGAATGAACGCTTTTTGGGGGGATGAATCTTGGAGGGAAATAGCGTATACTAAAGAAATGGACCTGTTTGGTGCGGAAGAAGAAAGAAAAGAGGATATTAGGATGCTTACAAAAGCGTATCAAGAGCGCTTGAAGAAAGTGGCTGGCTTTGGGTATGTTCCCGAACCTATAGCCATGAGAAATACCAAGGGAAGTATTGTTTACTACCTTTTTTTTGCCACTCAGAATCCGACCGGTGGTAAAATTGTTGGAGATATTTTCAGTAAATACCGTAGGCGGGGAATGATGTAA
- a CDS encoding RHS repeat-associated core domain-containing protein: protein MSTVISKSTESVPMLVYTRIKREWNREAGLYYYRASYYDPETGGFASKDPIAFEKGINLGGYVGAERIIEAEAAAAAAGDDDGVFEVDAEWHDVCITICAANHGFCVSMSDCPYKVD from the coding sequence ATGTCGACTGTGATAAGCAAAAGCACGGAAAGCGTCCCCATGTTGGTGTATACCCGTATAAAAAGGGAGTGGAACCGGGAGGCCGGGCTCTACTACTACCGCGCGAGCTACTACGACCCCGAGACGGGCGGCTTTGCAAGCAAGGACCCCATAGCGTTCGAGAAGGGGATAAACCTCGGCGGGTATGTCGGGGCGGAGCGGATAATAGAGGCGGAGGCGGCAGCGGCCGCGGCTGGGGATGACGACGGCGTCTTCGAAGTGGACGCGGAGTGGCATGACGTCTGTATTACGATATGCGCGGCGAACCACGGCTTTTGCGTATCAATGAGCGACTGCCCGTATAAGGTGGACTGA
- the ftsZ gene encoding cell division protein FtsZ: MGFDFEDGFNRGAKLKVVGVGGCGSNAVDTMISGGLDGVDFLSANTDSQALDASMADVKIQLGANLTKGLGAGANPEVGRDAAIESKDQIMQAIDGADMVFVTAGMGGGTGTGGSPVVAEAARECGALVVAVVTKPFSFEGTRKAKMAEDGLKRLRETVDTVITIPNQRLLSVAGKKTSLAEAFKKADDVLYQAVRGISDVVTVPGLVNVDFADVRTIMGEMGQAIMGSGTADGDNRAQDAARKAITSPLLEDISISGARGVLVNITGASSELTLHDMHEAMSLIHEEAHNDANIITGVVFDEALVDEIRITVVATGFGKAKGEKVYRGGVAPAVIIEDLDVPTVVRKEQEKAAQLGKGEVTRLGKLGGFNAADEDHYDTPTFLRKQAD, encoded by the coding sequence ATGGGATTCGATTTCGAAGACGGTTTTAACAGAGGGGCAAAGCTGAAGGTCGTGGGCGTGGGCGGCTGCGGCAGCAACGCCGTGGACACGATGATAAGCGGAGGGCTCGACGGGGTGGACTTCCTCTCCGCCAACACGGACAGCCAGGCGCTCGATGCCTCGATGGCCGACGTGAAGATCCAGCTGGGCGCGAACCTCACGAAGGGGCTCGGCGCCGGGGCCAACCCCGAGGTGGGCAGGGACGCCGCCATTGAGAGCAAGGATCAGATAATGCAGGCCATCGACGGCGCGGACATGGTCTTCGTCACGGCCGGCATGGGCGGCGGCACGGGCACCGGCGGCTCCCCGGTAGTGGCCGAGGCCGCCAGGGAGTGCGGCGCGCTCGTCGTGGCCGTCGTGACGAAGCCTTTCTCCTTCGAGGGCACCAGGAAGGCGAAGATGGCCGAGGACGGTCTTAAGAGGCTCCGGGAGACGGTGGATACGGTCATCACCATACCCAACCAGAGGCTCCTCTCGGTGGCCGGGAAGAAGACCTCTCTGGCCGAGGCCTTCAAGAAGGCCGACGACGTGCTCTACCAGGCCGTAAGGGGGATCTCCGACGTCGTAACCGTCCCCGGGCTCGTGAACGTGGACTTCGCCGACGTCAGGACCATCATGGGCGAGATGGGGCAGGCCATAATGGGCAGCGGCACGGCCGACGGAGACAACAGGGCCCAGGATGCGGCGAGGAAGGCCATAACGAGTCCGCTCCTGGAGGACATCTCCATAAGCGGGGCCAGGGGGGTGCTGGTCAACATAACCGGCGCTTCGAGCGAGCTGACGCTCCACGACATGCACGAGGCCATGAGCCTTATCCACGAGGAGGCCCACAACGACGCCAACATAATAACCGGCGTGGTGTTCGACGAGGCGCTCGTCGACGAGATAAGGATAACGGTCGTTGCCACGGGCTTCGGCAAGGCCAAGGGCGAGAAGGTCTACAGGGGCGGGGTGGCCCCGGCCGTCATCATCGAGGACCTCGACGTGCCCACGGTGGTGAGGAAGGAGCAGGAGAAGGCCGCCCAGCTCGGCAAGGGCGAGGTCACGAGGCTCGGGAAGCTCGGCGGCTTCAACGCCGCGGACGAGGACCACTACGATACCCCGACCTTCCTGAGGAAGCAGGCGGACTAA
- the ftsA gene encoding cell division protein FtsA, whose product MARKDNIVVGLDVGTTKVCAIVGEETEEGMEIIGMGTHPSKGLRKGVVINIESTVQSIKKAMEEAELMAGCEINRVYAGISGGHIRAFNSHGVIAVKDAEITKNDVERVIEAAQAVAIPPDREVIHVIPQEYIIDDQEGIQEPLGMNGIRLEVKVHIVTAAVTSAQNIVKCANKAGLDVADIALQQIASSEAVLSHDEKELGVALVDIGGGTTDIAIFHGGTIKYTTVISLGGNQVTGDIAVGLRTPQSEAEKIKKKFGCAMTALASEEETIEVPSVGGHKPRTVSRHILGEIIEPRMEEIFDLVWREMMKSGYDRYISSGIVITGGTASMEGMVELAEQVFNLPVRRGIPRGITGLVDVVSSPMYATGVGLVIYGAGHSEEMQFKRGGKNVFNKLVQRMKHWIKEFF is encoded by the coding sequence ATGGCCAGGAAGGATAACATAGTTGTCGGGCTCGACGTGGGCACCACGAAGGTATGCGCGATAGTCGGGGAGGAGACAGAGGAGGGGATGGAGATTATCGGCATGGGGACCCATCCCTCCAAGGGGCTCAGGAAGGGTGTGGTCATCAACATAGAGAGTACCGTCCAGTCGATAAAGAAGGCAATGGAGGAGGCCGAGCTCATGGCCGGCTGCGAGATAAACAGGGTCTACGCGGGCATCTCCGGCGGGCACATAAGGGCGTTTAACAGCCACGGCGTGATAGCCGTAAAGGACGCCGAAATAACGAAGAACGACGTGGAGCGGGTCATAGAGGCGGCCCAGGCCGTGGCCATACCCCCGGACAGGGAGGTCATTCACGTCATCCCCCAGGAGTACATAATAGACGACCAGGAGGGGATCCAGGAGCCGCTCGGGATGAACGGCATAAGGCTCGAGGTAAAGGTCCACATCGTTACGGCCGCGGTGACCTCGGCCCAGAATATAGTGAAGTGCGCCAACAAGGCCGGGCTTGACGTGGCCGACATAGCGCTCCAGCAGATAGCTTCGAGCGAGGCGGTCCTGAGCCACGACGAGAAGGAACTCGGGGTGGCGCTCGTCGACATAGGCGGGGGCACAACCGACATAGCCATATTCCACGGGGGCACGATCAAGTACACGACCGTCATCTCTCTCGGGGGCAACCAGGTCACCGGCGACATAGCCGTGGGGCTCAGGACCCCTCAGAGCGAGGCCGAGAAGATAAAGAAGAAGTTCGGCTGCGCCATGACCGCTCTCGCCTCCGAGGAGGAGACCATAGAGGTCCCTAGCGTGGGGGGGCATAAGCCCCGGACCGTCTCCAGGCACATCCTCGGCGAGATAATCGAGCCCCGTATGGAGGAGATATTCGACCTCGTATGGAGGGAGATGATGAAGTCGGGCTACGACAGGTACATCTCCTCGGGGATAGTCATAACCGGCGGGACGGCTTCGATGGAGGGCATGGTGGAGCTTGCCGAGCAGGTCTTCAACCTGCCGGTGAGGAGGGGGATTCCGCGGGGGATAACCGGCCTCGTGGACGTCGTCAGCAGCCCCATGTACGCAACGGGCGTGGGGCTCGTTATCTACGGCGCCGGGCACTCCGAGGAGATGCAGTTCAAGAGGGGTGGCAAGAACGTATTCAACAAGCTCGTTCAAAGGATGAAGCACTGGATAAAGGAGTTCTTTTAA
- a CDS encoding FtsQ-type POTRA domain-containing protein encodes MKTKQSKRSNRKKDIPRKVGVRQRLKSFFLSVARLTGTALAVPALAFFGWKLYGELLDSPYLEIKTVNIAGAERVGEEEVRGLSGIDTGQNLLAVDTGEARQRLRNHPFVRSVEIRRELPDAVYISLAEREPLVFIRLDELYVMDREGTVFKRYSAVDGLDLPVVTGLTLELMDAEPWIGGGLLELIDFLDGRARFGLDDVSEIHVDRMYGFSLYTLAGGVRVEVGSDGFDEKFLSFDRVVEARKGKLDGIEAVDLTAERGVVVRFRGSGVKAA; translated from the coding sequence ATGAAAACAAAACAGAGTAAGCGCAGCAACAGAAAGAAAGATATTCCCCGGAAGGTCGGGGTACGGCAGAGGCTTAAGAGTTTTTTCCTCTCGGTCGCGAGGCTTACGGGGACGGCCCTGGCCGTGCCGGCGCTTGCGTTTTTCGGGTGGAAGCTCTACGGGGAGCTCCTCGATAGCCCGTACCTGGAGATAAAGACGGTCAACATAGCCGGAGCGGAGAGGGTCGGCGAAGAAGAGGTGCGGGGGCTCTCGGGCATAGACACCGGGCAGAACCTGCTTGCCGTAGATACGGGGGAGGCGCGGCAGAGGCTCAGGAACCACCCGTTCGTCAGGAGTGTCGAGATAAGGAGGGAACTCCCGGACGCGGTCTATATCTCGCTGGCCGAGAGGGAGCCGCTGGTGTTCATAAGGCTGGACGAGTTGTACGTGATGGACAGGGAGGGGACGGTCTTCAAGAGGTACTCGGCGGTCGACGGGCTCGACCTCCCCGTGGTGACGGGACTTACGCTCGAGCTAATGGACGCCGAGCCGTGGATAGGAGGGGGGCTGCTGGAGCTTATAGACTTCCTTGACGGCAGGGCCCGGTTCGGCCTCGACGACGTATCCGAGATACACGTCGACCGCATGTACGGCTTTTCGCTTTACACCCTTGCCGGCGGGGTAAGGGTTGAGGTCGGCAGCGACGGCTTCGACGAGAAGTTCTTGAGCTTCGACAGGGTGGTCGAGGCAAGGAAGGGAAAGCTCGATGGGATAGAGGCCGTGGATTTGACGGCCGAGCGCGGTGTGGTCGTAAGGTTCAGGGGGTCGGGAGTCAAGGCCGCATGA
- a CDS encoding D-alanine--D-alanine ligase codes for MEPGELEERKAAFRMKKTGVLMGGTSGEREISLKTGGAVLKALQSRDYRAMLIDADNDVARRLKTEGVEVAFIALHGGWGEDGSVQGMLEVMGIPYTGSGVLASAVAMDKVATKKFLYYHDIPTPPFRLVRAGGKAAQPPPMPVIVKPPSEGSTLGVSVVKDPVAYDAALREAFRYGDTAMVESFIEGRELTVSILGERVLPIVEIIPKEGIYNYQAKYTKGMTEFVVPAKLDKKVEGRVKAVALDAYTALGCSGAARVDMVMNKDEKPYVLELNTVPGMTEMSLLPMAAGSVGIGYAALIEEILLGAPVGTA; via the coding sequence ATGGAGCCGGGGGAACTGGAAGAGAGAAAGGCCGCCTTCAGGATGAAGAAGACGGGCGTGCTCATGGGGGGGACCTCCGGGGAGAGGGAGATATCCCTTAAGACGGGTGGGGCCGTGCTGAAAGCACTTCAGTCCAGGGACTACAGGGCGATGCTTATAGACGCGGACAACGACGTGGCCAGGAGGCTCAAGACCGAAGGCGTGGAGGTTGCCTTTATTGCGCTTCACGGCGGGTGGGGCGAGGACGGCTCGGTCCAGGGCATGCTTGAGGTCATGGGCATACCGTACACCGGCTCCGGCGTGCTGGCGAGTGCAGTGGCAATGGATAAGGTGGCGACAAAGAAGTTCCTTTATTACCACGACATACCGACGCCGCCGTTCCGTCTGGTCAGGGCCGGTGGTAAGGCGGCGCAGCCACCGCCCATGCCCGTTATAGTAAAGCCCCCCTCCGAGGGCTCGACGCTCGGTGTGAGTGTCGTAAAGGACCCGGTCGCCTACGACGCGGCCCTTAGGGAGGCCTTCCGATACGGAGATACGGCCATGGTCGAAAGCTTTATAGAGGGCAGGGAGCTTACGGTCTCTATCCTCGGCGAAAGGGTCCTGCCGATAGTGGAGATAATACCGAAGGAGGGCATCTATAACTACCAGGCCAAGTATACGAAGGGTATGACCGAGTTCGTCGTACCCGCGAAGCTCGACAAGAAGGTCGAGGGCAGGGTGAAGGCCGTGGCGCTCGACGCCTACACCGCACTCGGGTGCAGCGGGGCGGCGAGGGTCGATATGGTTATGAACAAGGACGAAAAGCCTTACGTACTCGAACTCAATACCGTGCCCGGCATGACCGAGATGAGTCTTTTACCGATGGCCGCGGGGTCCGTGGGCATAGGCTACGCCGCCCTTATAGAGGAGATACTCCTCGGCGCGCCAGTGGGCACGGCTTGA
- the murB gene encoding UDP-N-acetylmuramate dehydrogenase, translating into MGTQFQLMFIQRFKGKVLFNVPMREYTSIGIGGPADVMAFPKNEADLKDLLSFADSKKFPVHVFGSGTDILVRDGGIRGVVVNMSEGFKDVSWKGDTWAECGAGVGLARLVEQCRERGLSGIEFAAGIPGTVGGAVTMNAGAYGGEMQDVVDGVEVLGRKGKKGFISKADIGFDYRKTALPKGSVITRAHMSFKKKGVGEIEERIKEVRGRRKLTSPIKFPNAGSVFKNPAGEAAGKLIEEVGLKGERVGDAQISEVHANYIVNRGRAEARDVLTLMARVRDSVYSMKGIVLEPEIKVVGEE; encoded by the coding sequence ATGGGCACGCAGTTCCAACTCATGTTCATCCAGCGCTTCAAGGGCAAGGTCCTCTTCAACGTGCCCATGCGCGAGTACACGTCCATAGGCATAGGCGGGCCCGCCGACGTCATGGCCTTTCCCAAGAACGAGGCCGACCTGAAGGACCTGCTGTCCTTCGCGGACTCGAAGAAGTTCCCGGTCCATGTCTTCGGCTCGGGGACCGACATACTCGTAAGGGACGGCGGGATAAGGGGCGTAGTGGTGAACATGAGCGAGGGTTTCAAGGACGTGTCCTGGAAGGGGGATACCTGGGCCGAGTGCGGCGCGGGCGTGGGGCTTGCGAGGCTCGTCGAGCAGTGCAGGGAAAGGGGGCTCTCGGGGATCGAGTTCGCCGCCGGAATACCAGGTACGGTCGGGGGGGCCGTGACCATGAACGCCGGGGCCTACGGGGGCGAGATGCAGGACGTGGTCGATGGTGTGGAGGTGCTCGGCCGGAAGGGCAAAAAGGGGTTTATCTCAAAGGCCGACATAGGCTTCGACTACAGGAAGACCGCTTTGCCCAAGGGGTCGGTCATAACAAGGGCGCACATGAGCTTTAAGAAAAAGGGCGTCGGGGAGATAGAGGAGAGGATAAAGGAAGTAAGGGGCAGGCGCAAGCTGACGAGCCCGATAAAGTTTCCCAACGCAGGCTCGGTATTCAAGAACCCCGCCGGAGAGGCGGCCGGAAAGCTCATAGAGGAGGTCGGGCTCAAGGGCGAGAGGGTCGGTGACGCACAGATCTCGGAGGTGCACGCCAACTATATAGTGAACCGCGGCAGGGCCGAGGCGAGGGACGTCCTGACCCTCATGGCGCGGGTAAGGGATAGTGTTTACAGCATGAAGGGCATAGTGCTCGAGCCGGAGATAAAGGTCGTGGGCGAGGAGTAG
- the murC gene encoding UDP-N-acetylmuramate--L-alanine ligase, whose amino-acid sequence MYRGRIKKVHFVGIGGSGMNGIAEVLLTLDYRVSGSDLASSETTKRLEALGAVIHRGHKKENVEGADCVVYSSAVGPDNPELKEAAQRQIPIIPRAEMLAELMKMKHGIAVAGTHGKTTTTSMIAAIMAHSGMDPTMVVGGKLNSIGTSARLGSGEFLVAEADESDGTFLKLAPTIAVVTSIDREHMDYYNDMSEIKASYLEFINKVPFYGCAVLCLDHPAIQELLPSVGRRFISYGLSTQADVHAVGVEQKGGKISFEVRAEARRLGSVVMGIPGEHNVQNALAAVAVARELDIGFDEIRAGLEGFAGVERRFQIKGIERDVMVVDDYGHHPVEIKAVLKAARAGWKRRLVVVFQPHRHSRTRDLFTEFIPAFNDAEKLVLTETYSAGEKHSGGASAEKLYRAVKEHGHKDVSFVKDLSEVPARLVDSVRAGDMVITLGAGDVWKAGEGLLDLLKEKRRKETA is encoded by the coding sequence ATGTACAGGGGCAGGATAAAAAAGGTGCACTTCGTCGGCATAGGGGGCAGCGGCATGAACGGCATAGCCGAGGTGCTCCTGACTCTCGACTACCGGGTCTCGGGCTCGGACCTCGCGTCCTCGGAGACGACAAAGAGGCTCGAAGCTCTCGGGGCCGTAATACACCGTGGGCACAAGAAGGAGAACGTGGAGGGCGCGGACTGTGTGGTCTACTCCTCGGCGGTCGGGCCCGACAACCCGGAGCTTAAAGAGGCCGCGCAGAGGCAGATACCCATAATCCCCAGGGCCGAAATGCTCGCCGAGCTTATGAAGATGAAGCACGGCATAGCCGTAGCCGGTACGCACGGCAAGACCACCACCACCTCGATGATAGCCGCGATAATGGCGCACTCCGGGATGGACCCCACAATGGTCGTCGGAGGGAAGCTCAACTCCATAGGCACGAGCGCGAGGCTCGGGAGCGGCGAGTTCCTCGTGGCCGAGGCCGACGAGAGCGACGGGACTTTCTTGAAACTTGCACCCACCATAGCGGTGGTGACGAGCATAGACCGCGAGCACATGGACTATTACAACGACATGAGCGAGATCAAGGCGTCCTACCTGGAGTTCATAAACAAGGTGCCGTTCTACGGCTGCGCGGTCCTCTGCCTCGACCACCCGGCCATACAGGAGCTTTTGCCTTCGGTGGGCCGCAGGTTCATATCCTACGGTCTTTCCACCCAGGCGGACGTGCATGCCGTCGGGGTGGAGCAGAAGGGCGGGAAGATATCTTTCGAGGTCCGGGCCGAGGCGAGGCGTCTGGGGTCGGTCGTGATGGGGATACCGGGCGAGCACAACGTCCAGAACGCGCTGGCGGCCGTGGCCGTGGCAAGGGAGCTCGATATAGGGTTCGACGAGATAAGGGCCGGGCTCGAGGGCTTCGCCGGTGTGGAGAGAAGGTTCCAGATAAAGGGGATTGAGAGGGACGTCATGGTGGTGGACGACTACGGGCACCACCCGGTCGAGATAAAGGCGGTCCTTAAGGCCGCCAGGGCGGGCTGGAAGAGGAGGCTCGTCGTGGTGTTTCAGCCGCACAGGCACTCGAGGACCAGAGACCTCTTCACCGAGTTCATCCCCGCCTTTAACGACGCGGAGAAGCTCGTGCTTACCGAGACCTACTCGGCCGGGGAGAAGCACTCTGGCGGCGCTTCGGCCGAAAAACTCTACCGTGCCGTAAAGGAGCACGGGCACAAGGACGTATCTTTCGTAAAGGATTTGAGCGAGGTGCCGGCCCGCCTCGTCGACAGTGTAAGGGCGGGCGACATGGTCATAACGCTCGGCGCCGGGGACGTCTGGAAGGCCGGTGAGGGGCTGCTCGACCTCTTGAAGGAAAAGCGCAGGAAGGAGACGGCCTGA